The segment TGCGAATTTCCCTGGGTGACGCTGAAATAGGCCAGCAGGTCGTTTTCGTCCGAGAGATGGGTGATCCGGTAGGGAGCGGCGGCCGAACCGTCGCCGGTGGCCAGGATCCCTTCCAACATCGTCTGGAACAGGAATCGTTCCAGATCGGCCTCGCCGTAGCAACCCATTTCGCTGGCGGCGACGCCGGCAAAGAAGTGGGCGGCGGGACTGGCGACCCAGGCGAACGGCATTTCGGTGGTGCGCCAGTACGCTTCGCGGAAATCGCCGCGCTGACAAGCCGCTTCTAACTCGAAAGCGAAACCGCCTTGCGGATCAAAATCGGGTTCCGCGGCTACCTCGGCCTGCAGCTGGGCGAAGCCCTCGCTGGTTGGCGCTTCGAGATAGTTGCGATAAACGTCCGACATTCAAAACCTCACCAAGGGGTCGACAAAACGGATGTTCGAGTTCGTTATCAGCTTCTCTAGAAGCTCTCGACATCGCGCGTGCGTCTTGTCTTAAAGGAGCCGCGCACTCAGTTAACTCTATTTAGACTAACGAGCGCTCTATCGAAAGGCAATAACTTTCGTGCATGCTGCGCGGCAATTTTTCTGCGCTGCGTTTGGTTCAATCAGCGCGCGATGGTCGCTTGATGATGCGAAGACTCGCTTTCGCAGCGCGCTCGAAGGTCGTTCAAAGCGCTGCGCGGTAATGCGGCCAAGAAACAACAATGGCCGCGAAGATGAACTCATCGCGACCTCGTTCTCGAGCAAAGTTTGGTCGTCAGACGACCAATTCAGCCATTGCGATTAGCCGAAAGCGTCGAAGGAAGCCCCTTTACCAGTCTCTTTGCCAATGCGACCCGCCGCTTCGATCAACGAAACTACCGCTTGGCCTTGCTGCTCTTGGGCGTCGAGTCCTTTTTTCGCCACCGCGAAGCTGATCTGCGACTGCGTCGCCGCTTCTTTCGCCGCGAGGACGCTCGAAATCGCCGGATCCAAACCTGTCATCTCTACCCCTTCTGAATACAACAACGCTTATTCAGGGTATCGACCGCCACGAAGCGGAAACTTGGGCGAAAACAGGGCTCTCCCCTGGTGCGGGTTGGCGCGATCATGCCGGCTAATCGGTCTAATCGCGCTCTACTGCAAGCGGATCTTCAGTCCCAGCTCCGCTTTCATGTGGAGCAGGGCTTCGGCGTTCCCTTTCGCGTCGTCGACCGGGTGATGGGTATGCTTCGTCTTCCGCAGATGCTTGAAATTGACGAAACAGTCCTTCTGCATCCCTTTGTAGAGCGAGCCAAGGTTGGTCGAGCTGTGACCGAACGGGTTTTTCCCCACCAAGTGGTGGAAATACCAGTTGATGAACTGCCAATCGAAGCCGTTGTTGTCCGAAATGAACATCGGCTGTCCCTCGGTCGTCTCGCCGATCCACTGAGCGAAGCGTTTCATTTCGCTCTCAGCGGTAGGGAACTCCAGCGTTTCCTCTCTGGAGAAGCCGCTGACCGCCAGCGCTTCGGGAATCCACTTGTCCGAGATCGGGCGAAGACGCCCATAGAACGTCTGTTCGAGACCCGGCGTCACCAGCACGGCGCCAAAACAGACCATCGAGTAGTCGCCGGGGATCGGACCATCCGCCTCGACGTCAATCATGTAGTAACTCATCGATTTCTTTTCCTCTTTCACTTTCTTTCTTTGCTCTCATTCAACCCACGTCTTTGCCGCAGGGCAACATTCTTCGCACCCGCAGCATCCTGAGAGAGGAAAAAAAGAGTCGATCGGCGTCGATTTCCTTTTACAATAGGGAACTTAGATCCCCTCTTTCGTCCCGCCACTGCGTCCCGCCGAGAAGTCTCCATGCTCAGATCCGGTTCAATCGCTCTGTTGTTGGCGCTCTGGGCGTTGCCTGCGATCAGCGCAGCGGCCGATCCGAACGGTGCGAAGCCGAATTTCCTGCTGATCCTGACGGACGATCAGAGCTACGAAGCGGTCGGCTACCGCGGCATGACCCAGGTGCAAACGCCGCATCTCGATCAGCTCGCCAAGCGGTCCCTCTCCTTTACGCACGCCTACAACCAAGGCTCGTGGAGTCCCGCCGTTTGTTTCGCCAGCCGCTTGATGCTCAACACCGGCCGCTTTGTCTGGCACGCCGAGCCGCACTTTCAGACCGCGGAGAAAGAACGTCAGGCCGGGCGGTTCTGGTCAGAAAGCATGAAGCGAGCCGGATACGACACCTACATGACCGGCAAGTGGCACCTGCGAGCCAACGCCCAGAAGGCGTTTGATCATGTCGGGACGCTCACGCTCCCTCTGCACACGCCAGAGCAATACAACCGCCCCTTAAGTGAGGATGACGTCACGTGGCAGCCCTGGGATCGAAAGTACGAGGGCTACTGGAAAGGGGGAAAACATGCCAGCGAAATCGTCGGGGACGAAGCGGTTGAGTTTCTCCACCAAGCCGCCCAGCGAGAGCAGCCCTTCTTTATGTACGTCGCCTTCAACGCTCCGCACGATCCGCGGCAGTCGCCCAAGCGATATGTCGACATGTATCCCCGCGATCAAATCGAGGTGCCGGCCAATTATCTGCCGGAGTACCCCGAGAAGGATCTGATCGGGCTCGATGATCAGCGGCGCGACGAACGCTTGGCGCCATTTCCCCGGACGCGACTCGCGGTGCAGACCCATCGCCAGGAATACTTCGCCATCATTACTCATATGGATGAGCAGATCGGGAAGATCCTCCAGGCCTTGCGCGAGTCCGGCAAAGAAGAGAACACCTACGTCTTCTTCACCTCCGATCACGGGCTTGCGGTTGGGCATCATGGCCTGATGGGGAAGCAGAACATGTACGACCACAGCAGTCGCGTACCGCTGCTGATGGCCGGACCGAGCGTTGAGCCTGGAACAAACGACGCCGCCGTTTACCTGCAAGACATTCTGCCGACGACGCTGGAACTGGCCGGCATCGCCAAGCCGGAGTACGTGGAGTTCCAGAGCCTGACGCCGCTCATCTGGGGCGGCGAGACGCAATCGTACGACGCCATCTACAACGGCTATCTCGACCTGCAACGGTCGATCACCCAAGATGGCTTTAAACTGATCATGTACCCGCCGGCCGGGGTCGTAAAATTGTTCGACCTGCGGCGCGATCCCCTGGAAATGAACAACCTGGCCGCCGATCCGTTGCAAGCGGTCCGGCGGAAGGACCTCTACCAGGCGTTTCGCAAGTGGCAACAGAAGACGGGCGATTCGCTGGTGATGCCGGAATCGATCGTCAGCCAGATTTAACACCCCTCATTCACCCCGGACCAAGAAATATTGGAGTGCGTATGTTCCTGCGATCGCTCTGCGTTTTTGTCGCCGCCTTTGGATCTCTGATCGGCTTCGCCGAAGCCGCCGATTCGAAACAGCCGAACGTCATCCTGATCATGACCGATGATCAGGGATACGCTCCGGTTGGACGTCACGGGCATCCGTGGATCGAAACGCCCAACATGGACAAGCTGTACGACGAGTCGGTCCGCTTTACGCGGATGCTGGTCGCGCCGACCTGCTCGCCGACTCGTTCGGCCCTGATGACCGGTCGCCACCCGATGCGCAACGGCATCACCCACACGATTCT is part of the Blastopirellula sediminis genome and harbors:
- a CDS encoding putative motility protein is translated as MTGLDPAISSVLAAKEAATQSQISFAVAKKGLDAQEQQGQAVVSLIEAAGRIGKETGKGASFDAFG
- a CDS encoding 3'-5' exonuclease, with the translated sequence MSYYMIDVEADGPIPGDYSMVCFGAVLVTPGLEQTFYGRLRPISDKWIPEALAVSGFSREETLEFPTAESEMKRFAQWIGETTEGQPMFISDNNGFDWQFINWYFHHLVGKNPFGHSSTNLGSLYKGMQKDCFVNFKHLRKTKHTHHPVDDAKGNAEALLHMKAELGLKIRLQ
- a CDS encoding sulfatase-like hydrolase/transferase — encoded protein: MLRSGSIALLLALWALPAISAAADPNGAKPNFLLILTDDQSYEAVGYRGMTQVQTPHLDQLAKRSLSFTHAYNQGSWSPAVCFASRLMLNTGRFVWHAEPHFQTAEKERQAGRFWSESMKRAGYDTYMTGKWHLRANAQKAFDHVGTLTLPLHTPEQYNRPLSEDDVTWQPWDRKYEGYWKGGKHASEIVGDEAVEFLHQAAQREQPFFMYVAFNAPHDPRQSPKRYVDMYPRDQIEVPANYLPEYPEKDLIGLDDQRRDERLAPFPRTRLAVQTHRQEYFAIITHMDEQIGKILQALRESGKEENTYVFFTSDHGLAVGHHGLMGKQNMYDHSSRVPLLMAGPSVEPGTNDAAVYLQDILPTTLELAGIAKPEYVEFQSLTPLIWGGETQSYDAIYNGYLDLQRSITQDGFKLIMYPPAGVVKLFDLRRDPLEMNNLAADPLQAVRRKDLYQAFRKWQQKTGDSLVMPESIVSQI